A stretch of Castanea sativa cultivar Marrone di Chiusa Pesio chromosome 2, ASM4071231v1 DNA encodes these proteins:
- the LOC142624736 gene encoding small ribosomal subunit protein eS21y, translating into MQNEEGVITELYIPRKCSATNRLITAKDHASVQINVGHLDENGVYNGHFSTFALCGFVRAQGDADSGLDRLWQKKKAEVRQQ; encoded by the exons ATGCAGAACGAAGAGGGAGTTATTACTGAGCTTTACATTCCTAGGAAATG CTCGGCCACCAACAGGCTGATTACTGCTAAGGACCACGCTTCTGTTCAGATCAATGTAGGCCATTTGGATGAGAATGGTGTGTACAACGGCCATTTCTCCACCTTTGCTCTCTGCGGTTTTGTCCGTGCTCAG GGAGATGCAGACAGTGGGTTGGACCGTCTCTGGCAGAAGAAGAAAGCCGAAGTCCGGCAACAGTAG